Proteins encoded in a region of the Bacillus methanolicus genome:
- a CDS encoding type IV pilus twitching motility protein PilT has protein sequence MKNKIDHLLRAGFELKASDIHLTVGVPPVFRIHGELKRYGKDPLAPSDTEGMAKAIIPETMWEQFKEKGELDFSYGIPGVSRFRINTYFQRSCIAMAIRIVPTKIPTLQELDLPPVLAKIAEKPQGLVLVTGPTGSGKSTTLAAMINYMNQTMRKHIITLEDPIEYLHKHGTCIIDQREVGFDTNNFANGLRASLRQDPDVIMVGEMRDLETIQTAITAAETGHLVFGTLHTASAPDTINRIIDVFPSSQQDQIRIQLASVLVAIISQRLFPKADKKGRKAATEILINNSAVANLIRNKKIHQIVNIMQTSRAQGMHTLDASIKELVESGQVSAEEAKPYMMEKVN, from the coding sequence ATGAAAAACAAAATTGATCATTTGCTTCGTGCCGGCTTTGAATTAAAAGCATCGGATATCCATCTTACCGTCGGGGTTCCGCCAGTCTTTCGCATTCATGGCGAATTGAAAAGATACGGAAAGGACCCGCTCGCACCTTCCGATACGGAAGGAATGGCAAAAGCAATCATTCCGGAAACTATGTGGGAACAATTTAAGGAAAAAGGGGAGCTTGATTTCTCATACGGCATTCCCGGAGTTTCCCGTTTTCGAATCAATACGTATTTTCAAAGGTCGTGCATTGCGATGGCCATCCGCATCGTTCCGACAAAAATTCCGACACTGCAAGAACTGGATCTGCCGCCTGTCCTGGCAAAAATTGCCGAAAAGCCTCAAGGACTCGTTCTTGTCACCGGACCGACAGGGAGCGGCAAATCGACAACACTTGCAGCGATGATCAATTATATGAATCAAACAATGCGAAAGCATATTATTACTCTCGAAGATCCAATTGAATATTTGCATAAGCATGGAACATGCATTATTGACCAGCGGGAAGTCGGGTTTGATACAAATAATTTTGCAAACGGATTAAGGGCATCGCTCAGACAAGATCCTGATGTCATCATGGTCGGAGAAATGCGTGATCTTGAGACGATTCAAACTGCCATCACTGCAGCGGAAACAGGGCATCTTGTGTTCGGTACGCTTCATACGGCAAGTGCTCCGGACACGATTAACAGAATTATCGATGTATTTCCGTCTTCACAGCAAGACCAAATAAGAATTCAGCTTGCATCCGTTCTTGTGGCGATCATTTCACAACGCTTATTTCCGAAAGCGGACAAAAAAGGAAGAAAAGCCGCAACTGAAATTTTAATAAACAATTCTGCAGTTGCAAATTTAATCAGAAATAAGAAGATCCACCAAATAGTCAACATCATGCAAACATCGAGAGCCCAAGGAATGCATACGTTAGATGCGAGCATAAAAGAGCTTGTTGAGTCGGGCCAAGTGTCGGCTGAAGAAGCGAAGCCTTATATGATGGAAAAGGTGAATTAA
- a CDS encoding GspE/PulE family protein, with protein MKQTRKRLGDLLVEAGLITEEQLQTALKEKSKDQKLGDALLQRGYITEQQLIEVLEFQLGIPHVSLYRYPFDPKLFHIVPKEIAKRNLIIPLKKDGEKLFIAMADPMDFYTIDDLRLSTGFQIEPAIATKDDILRAINKYYDMDEGFEELLTDAPAGQEVEEEKIVDQDSPVVRLVNQILSTAAAMKASDIHIDPQETKVVIRYRIDGVLRTERVLPKHMQSVLTARIKIMANLDITEHRIPQDGRFKMNLDFHPVDLRVSTLPTVYGEKIVMRLLDLSSALNDIHNLGFNKVNLDRFIGMIEKPNGIVLITGPTGSGKSSTLYAALNRLNSEEVNIITIEDPVEYELEGINQIQVNPNVGMTFAKGLRAILRQDPNIIMVGEIRDKETVEVAIRASLTGHLVLSTLHTNDSLGSITRLLDMGVEPFLVAASINGIVAQRLVRKVCRDCAETQLPTKREIEIFGRRGLKIEKVMRGRGCASCNMTGYKGRIAIHEVLVVDDDMRKVIMNGEPFSKLRELAIKNKTIFLIDDGLLKVKQGITTTEEVLRVAIHD; from the coding sequence ATGAAACAAACACGTAAAAGGCTGGGAGATCTCTTAGTTGAAGCAGGTTTAATAACAGAAGAACAACTGCAAACGGCACTTAAGGAAAAGAGTAAAGATCAAAAGCTAGGGGATGCCTTGCTCCAACGGGGCTATATTACCGAACAGCAATTAATAGAAGTTTTAGAGTTTCAGCTTGGGATTCCTCATGTGAGTTTATATCGTTATCCTTTTGACCCGAAACTTTTTCATATTGTTCCAAAGGAAATCGCAAAAAGAAATCTTATTATTCCTCTTAAGAAAGACGGGGAAAAGCTATTTATCGCCATGGCGGACCCGATGGATTTTTACACGATTGATGATTTAAGGCTTTCGACCGGCTTTCAAATTGAACCGGCGATTGCCACGAAAGATGATATTCTTCGAGCGATCAACAAGTACTACGACATGGATGAGGGTTTCGAGGAGCTTCTAACGGACGCACCGGCAGGTCAGGAAGTGGAAGAAGAAAAAATTGTCGATCAAGATTCCCCTGTTGTTCGTCTCGTTAATCAGATTTTATCGACCGCCGCAGCGATGAAAGCGAGCGATATCCATATTGACCCGCAGGAGACAAAGGTCGTCATTCGCTACAGAATTGATGGTGTGCTGCGAACGGAACGTGTTCTGCCAAAGCATATGCAAAGTGTTTTGACGGCAAGAATTAAAATAATGGCGAATCTTGATATTACGGAGCATCGCATTCCCCAGGACGGGCGGTTTAAGATGAATTTGGATTTTCATCCTGTCGATCTTAGGGTATCCACACTGCCGACCGTATACGGCGAGAAAATTGTTATGCGCCTGTTAGACTTAAGCAGCGCATTGAATGATATTCACAACCTGGGGTTTAATAAAGTAAACTTGGACAGATTTATCGGCATGATTGAAAAACCGAATGGGATTGTTTTGATTACAGGGCCTACCGGTTCAGGAAAATCATCTACTCTGTATGCAGCCTTGAATCGCTTAAACAGCGAAGAAGTGAATATTATCACCATCGAAGATCCTGTCGAATACGAGCTCGAAGGCATAAACCAAATTCAAGTAAACCCGAATGTCGGCATGACATTTGCTAAAGGGCTCAGAGCTATTTTGCGGCAGGATCCGAATATCATTATGGTCGGGGAAATTCGCGATAAAGAAACGGTTGAAGTGGCAATTCGCGCGTCTTTAACAGGGCACCTTGTACTCAGCACACTTCACACAAATGATTCTTTAGGATCAATTACCAGGCTGTTGGATATGGGAGTCGAGCCATTCCTTGTTGCTGCTTCCATAAACGGCATTGTAGCCCAGCGCCTCGTCCGGAAAGTGTGCCGCGATTGCGCGGAAACGCAGCTTCCGACGAAACGGGAGATTGAAATTTTCGGAAGACGCGGTTTGAAGATTGAGAAAGTGATGAGGGGCAGAGGATGTGCATCTTGCAACATGACCGGTTATAAAGGAAGGATCGCCATTCATGAAGTACTTGTTGTTGATGATGACATGAGAAAAGTCATCATGAATGGAGAACCTTTTTCGAAATTAAGAGAACTGGCAATTAAAAACAAAACGATCTTTTTAATCGATGACGGTTTATTAAAAGTGAAGCAGGGCATTACGACGACAGAAGAAGTTTTACGCGTCGCCATCCATGATTAG
- a CDS encoding type II secretion system F family protein, which yields MPRYKYSGRDLKGKKSGIITAVSKREAMLQLKQKGIRILEINEIPETLWTKEITFGNPVKLQDFVIYLRQFSTLLRAGVPVVEATSILAQQTESKALKKALIAIEQDLREGNPLSEAAAKHKKIFSSMFVNMVKAGEAGGNMDDTLERLAVHFEKQHFTKQKVVSALAYPITVGLIAIAVVIFLLVKVVPTFVEMFKDFGSELPAITKFVLNSSEFMQKFWWLFILFFIACIIGIGVIRNNKNTKYYLDYFLLRIPIFGKLLQKAALARMARTLSSLFASSVPILQAIAIVENIVENEVIAKVLRQSRESLEQGKSLTEPMRKHWAFPPLISQMIAIGEESGSLDAMLAKVADFYEREVETTTDQLKSLIEPLMIVFLAALVGTIVTSIMVPMFEIYQQVG from the coding sequence ATGCCCCGTTACAAATATAGCGGACGCGACCTAAAAGGGAAAAAGTCAGGAATTATTACAGCTGTCTCAAAGAGAGAAGCGATGCTTCAATTAAAGCAAAAAGGCATTCGAATTCTTGAAATTAATGAAATTCCCGAAACACTGTGGACGAAGGAAATTACGTTCGGAAATCCTGTTAAGCTGCAGGATTTTGTCATTTATTTGCGGCAGTTTTCAACGCTGTTAAGGGCAGGAGTTCCAGTCGTTGAGGCCACATCGATATTAGCGCAGCAGACCGAAAGCAAAGCGTTAAAGAAAGCGCTTATTGCGATTGAACAAGACTTGCGTGAAGGAAACCCGCTGTCGGAGGCAGCTGCAAAGCATAAAAAGATTTTTTCGAGCATGTTTGTCAATATGGTGAAAGCCGGGGAAGCCGGAGGAAATATGGATGACACACTTGAAAGATTAGCCGTCCATTTTGAGAAACAGCATTTTACAAAGCAAAAAGTCGTTTCAGCGCTTGCTTATCCGATTACTGTCGGCCTGATTGCCATAGCTGTTGTTATTTTCCTGTTAGTAAAGGTTGTTCCGACGTTTGTTGAAATGTTTAAAGATTTTGGCAGTGAACTTCCGGCAATCACAAAGTTTGTGCTGAACTCCAGTGAATTTATGCAAAAATTTTGGTGGTTGTTCATTTTATTCTTTATTGCCTGTATTATCGGAATCGGTGTGATCAGAAACAATAAAAATACGAAGTATTATTTAGACTATTTTCTCCTCAGAATTCCGATTTTCGGGAAGCTGCTTCAAAAAGCGGCCTTGGCAAGAATGGCGAGAACGCTCAGTTCGCTTTTTGCTAGTTCAGTGCCGATTCTTCAAGCCATTGCTATTGTTGAAAACATTGTCGAAAATGAGGTAATCGCAAAAGTGCTCCGCCAATCACGTGAATCTCTTGAACAAGGAAAATCACTGACAGAACCGATGCGAAAACATTGGGCTTTTCCGCCATTAATATCGCAAATGATCGCGATCGGGGAAGAATCGGGATCACTTGATGCGATGCTTGCAAAAGTAGCTGACTTTTATGAACGTGAAGTCGAAACTACTACCGACCAATTAAAGTCATTGATTGAACCGCTAATGATCGTCTTCCTTGCCGCTTTAGTCGGAACAATTGTGACTTCGATCATGGTTCCAATGTTCGAGATTTATCAACAAGTTGGCTAA
- a CDS encoding VanW family protein, with protein sequence MRNPQTAKLFLVLVFCTAFLFSFSHFGAKAFDKFTSKDTFENNTRISKIELSGLSKTEALNLLIEKQKEWYENTTVSFHYKETVKKMDLDYFLFNLKKSIDKVENGKTNELIVKIDEESLRSFIEKFTLQEIHADTFDFERLIHDLLMFASMLEEGDHNIKIDQYFLAREKNEVISETAIKADKNVEILRKWTEQFPSIEIAPQSQFSILKTVKERNTDFFSSEALSMIATAVYKTALPTNFAITERHIGRELPSYTDAGYEAKINQYKNMDLVFTNPNNEKYLLEFKMIDNLFYVSLKGATFAYQYNVKTEDKQTFKPKTIIQYSAQLPFGKNIILDEGKDGILVKVIRETVDKNGNVLKKEQISEDFYPPVPKVISRSLIVDKSSPTKNENNLDDQNTVRSPETPSVSDAENADKPKEPSVPKSGSGEDQSDQTDKKIEKENDLWGKPNETEK encoded by the coding sequence GTGAGGAATCCTCAGACTGCTAAGCTATTTCTCGTCTTGGTTTTTTGTACTGCCTTTCTATTCAGTTTTTCTCATTTTGGTGCAAAAGCGTTCGATAAATTCACTTCGAAAGATACGTTTGAAAATAACACGAGGATAAGCAAAATTGAACTTTCCGGTTTATCAAAAACTGAAGCTCTTAATCTCTTAATTGAAAAACAAAAAGAGTGGTATGAAAATACAACCGTATCGTTTCATTATAAAGAAACCGTAAAGAAAATGGATTTGGATTATTTTCTTTTTAACCTTAAGAAATCGATCGACAAGGTTGAAAACGGAAAGACAAACGAGCTTATTGTAAAAATTGACGAAGAGTCTTTGAGGTCATTTATAGAAAAATTCACGCTGCAAGAAATTCATGCTGATACATTTGATTTTGAACGGTTAATCCATGATCTTCTCATGTTTGCCTCTATGCTTGAAGAAGGGGATCATAATATTAAGATTGATCAATATTTTTTGGCAAGAGAAAAAAATGAAGTAATTTCTGAAACCGCGATAAAAGCAGACAAAAATGTGGAGATTTTGCGGAAATGGACAGAGCAATTTCCTTCCATTGAGATCGCTCCGCAATCACAATTTTCTATTTTAAAAACTGTCAAGGAAAGGAATACTGATTTTTTTTCTTCGGAAGCATTAAGTATGATTGCGACAGCGGTTTATAAAACAGCGCTTCCGACAAATTTTGCCATTACTGAACGCCATATCGGCAGAGAATTGCCGTCATATACAGATGCAGGGTATGAGGCAAAAATTAATCAATATAAAAATATGGATCTTGTGTTTACGAATCCGAATAATGAAAAATATTTATTAGAATTTAAAATGATTGATAATCTTTTCTATGTATCATTAAAAGGGGCAACGTTTGCCTATCAATACAACGTAAAAACTGAAGATAAACAAACGTTTAAACCTAAGACTATTATTCAATATAGTGCGCAGCTTCCTTTTGGCAAAAATATAATACTTGATGAAGGAAAAGATGGTATTTTAGTGAAAGTGATTCGGGAAACTGTTGACAAGAACGGAAATGTTTTGAAAAAAGAGCAGATTTCTGAAGATTTTTATCCACCCGTTCCGAAAGTGATTAGCAGAAGTTTAATTGTTGATAAATCTTCGCCAACGAAAAATGAAAACAATCTTGATGATCAAAATACTGTGCGATCACCGGAAACACCTTCCGTGTCCGATGCTGAAAATGCCGATAAGCCAAAGGAACCTTCTGTTCCAAAAAGCGGCAGCGGTGAAGACCAATCAGATCAAACTGATAAAAAGATAGAAAAGGAAAACGATTTATGGGGAAAACCTAACGAAACCGAAAAATAA
- a CDS encoding type IV pilin protein: MLQKLGKRLKNQKGLTLIELLAVIVILGIIAAIAVPSIGGIIQKSKEDAVKADAIQVLNAAKTYVAANGIPAKPLEKTDLENYIDEPNLDADFKVTVTSDGKSTTFQLNATKDVGDVKLTFKNATIKQIDADKGKGSRTIGS, from the coding sequence ATGCTGCAAAAATTAGGGAAAAGACTGAAAAACCAAAAAGGGTTAACGTTAATTGAGCTTTTGGCGGTAATTGTTATTTTGGGGATTATCGCAGCGATTGCGGTGCCGAGTATCGGGGGGATTATTCAAAAATCGAAAGAAGATGCAGTGAAAGCCGACGCCATTCAAGTACTAAATGCGGCGAAAACGTATGTTGCTGCTAATGGAATACCGGCAAAACCGCTAGAAAAAACTGATTTAGAGAATTATATAGATGAACCAAATTTAGATGCTGATTTTAAAGTTACAGTTACTTCAGATGGAAAATCAACAACTTTTCAATTAAATGCAACTAAAGACGTAGGTGATGTAAAACTGACCTTCAAAAATGCAACAATTAAGCAGATTGACGCCGATAAAGGTAAAGGTTCTAGAACTATCGGGTCATAA
- a CDS encoding fimbrial assembly protein yields MLVEINLLPKKEPRNLSFFIVLGTFLGLVLIGASLFFWQMNEKKQELENVEKEIQLTNEILEAERTKLADFQSSNSVQELENAIKWAKEQPYNIVFVMQKLTKVLPERGFITEFKLEEGNKINQVVQFDTKSEAAYYLNSLLNYKWIDEAVITDEKAGDWEIINNNTNLSDDKIIELAKKEFFPRYYAKYELRLNVAELKKSYKLEIEKSAKRNNGEEEGGDSP; encoded by the coding sequence ATGCTAGTTGAGATCAACCTCCTTCCGAAAAAAGAACCGAGAAACCTTTCCTTTTTTATTGTCTTAGGCACATTCTTAGGATTGGTCCTTATCGGTGCCTCCCTTTTTTTCTGGCAAATGAACGAAAAGAAACAGGAACTTGAAAATGTTGAAAAAGAAATTCAATTAACGAATGAAATTTTGGAAGCCGAAAGAACAAAGCTCGCTGATTTCCAGTCCTCTAACTCTGTGCAGGAACTCGAAAATGCCATTAAATGGGCAAAAGAGCAGCCTTATAATATTGTTTTTGTTATGCAAAAGCTAACGAAAGTACTCCCGGAAAGAGGTTTTATTACTGAATTTAAACTTGAAGAGGGAAACAAAATCAACCAAGTCGTCCAATTTGATACGAAAAGTGAAGCGGCTTATTATTTGAACTCTTTGTTGAATTATAAATGGATAGATGAGGCGGTCATTACAGATGAAAAAGCAGGGGACTGGGAAATTATTAATAACAATACGAATCTTTCAGACGATAAAATAATAGAATTAGCAAAAAAAGAATTTTTCCCGCGTTATTATGCCAAATATGAACTGAGGTTAAATGTCGCAGAACTGAAAAAATCATATAAATTAGAAATCGAAAAATCAGCGAAACGAAATAATGGCGAAGAGGAAGGGGGAGACTCCCCGTGA
- the pilM gene encoding type IV pilus biogenesis protein PilM, whose protein sequence is MGMLFQFGNKRTVNLIMKDYVIRFTELKQAHPPVVSRWGERILPPGLIKGGKIQDFEMLESILEECIADWKIARRPIRFLVPDQFVVIRKISIPSDIKDDEIKGYLYMELGTSIHLPFDDPVFDYFPINRSDKEKRDLLLFAAPENIVTDYANLFENVKLKPVTADISCLALYRLYFEQGNRSQDENLMMVQIDLQAVNISIFEGYIPVFMRHLPMDIDISKWDHYSSGDKEYSYRGDRSEVLNPFEDIYKEAERVMNFYRYTLNQGNRQITKILIDGDHPWIHDVFDEINERFDIPTVKIDSSYFETSDDSHLFSPFHLIVGLGLKEV, encoded by the coding sequence ATGGGAATGCTTTTTCAGTTCGGGAATAAACGGACAGTTAATTTAATAATGAAAGATTATGTAATTCGGTTTACCGAACTAAAACAAGCCCATCCGCCTGTCGTTTCCCGATGGGGCGAACGTATTCTGCCGCCGGGATTAATAAAAGGCGGCAAAATACAAGATTTTGAGATGCTTGAATCGATACTCGAAGAATGCATAGCAGACTGGAAAATAGCTAGAAGGCCGATTCGTTTTCTCGTACCGGACCAATTTGTTGTCATCAGAAAAATATCGATCCCTTCGGATATTAAAGATGATGAAATAAAAGGGTACTTATATATGGAACTCGGAACGAGCATTCATTTGCCGTTTGATGACCCTGTATTTGACTATTTTCCGATCAATCGTTCAGATAAAGAGAAACGAGATCTTCTTTTATTTGCAGCTCCGGAAAATATTGTAACTGATTATGCCAATTTGTTTGAAAATGTAAAATTAAAACCTGTCACAGCAGATATTTCATGTTTGGCATTGTACAGGTTGTACTTTGAACAAGGCAATCGCTCGCAAGATGAAAATTTAATGATGGTCCAAATAGATTTACAAGCAGTTAATATCAGCATCTTTGAAGGCTATATACCTGTCTTTATGAGGCATCTGCCGATGGATATTGATATTTCAAAATGGGATCATTACTCTTCCGGAGACAAAGAATACAGCTATAGAGGCGACCGCTCAGAAGTGTTGAATCCGTTCGAAGACATTTATAAAGAAGCAGAAAGAGTCATGAATTTTTACCGCTATACTCTTAATCAAGGAAACCGGCAAATTACAAAAATACTGATTGACGGGGATCATCCATGGATTCATGATGTATTTGATGAAATCAACGAGCGATTTGATATTCCGACAGTCAAAATTGATAGCAGTTATTTCGAGACTTCCGATGACAGCCATTTATTTTCTCCGTTTCACTTGATTGTCGGCTTAGGATTAAAAGAGGTGTAG
- a CDS encoding PRC-barrel domain-containing protein, producing MKKSTQITGLPIISIADGREIGKVKTLVINPEKGSIDFLTIDDEDWQTSVKAIPFKKIVGIGDYAVTVESENAVIDLNEIPIANQLVHKKIKITNTKVMTRKGELLGEVLEYYADEENGQILGLDLQLGNRNAVLPSDFVLTYGKDMIIVKEEAVDGFLESSEQLLAAKELQPIAEENDQVISELEKDSAVTEKLLEDDKEVQVLKDKQIELLNGKRVTKDITDLQGNVIIAEGTVLTREDIIKAQEEGPSVVVELSMNVEA from the coding sequence ATGAAAAAAAGCACGCAAATAACAGGTTTGCCGATTATAAGCATTGCGGACGGACGGGAAATTGGAAAAGTAAAGACGCTAGTCATAAATCCGGAAAAAGGTTCTATTGACTTTTTAACAATTGATGATGAGGATTGGCAAACAAGTGTAAAAGCAATACCGTTTAAAAAAATTGTTGGTATTGGCGATTATGCGGTGACAGTTGAAAGCGAAAATGCAGTTATTGATTTGAATGAAATACCGATTGCAAATCAATTGGTACATAAAAAAATTAAAATTACGAATACGAAGGTTATGACAAGAAAAGGCGAGCTGCTTGGCGAAGTTCTTGAATATTATGCCGATGAAGAGAACGGGCAAATCCTTGGCTTGGACCTTCAATTAGGAAATAGAAATGCAGTTCTTCCTTCTGACTTTGTCCTGACGTATGGAAAAGATATGATCATTGTGAAAGAGGAAGCTGTCGACGGGTTTTTGGAAAGCTCCGAGCAGCTGCTTGCTGCTAAAGAACTTCAGCCGATTGCAGAAGAAAATGATCAAGTTATTTCGGAATTAGAAAAGGATTCAGCTGTTACTGAAAAGCTATTAGAAGATGATAAAGAAGTTCAAGTCTTGAAAGATAAGCAGATTGAACTTTTGAATGGGAAAAGAGTTACGAAAGATATTACAGATTTACAAGGAAATGTCATAATAGCCGAGGGAACAGTCTTGACAAGGGAAGATATTATTAAAGCCCAGGAAGAGGGCCCAAGTGTTGTTGTTGAATTGTCTATGAATGTAGAAGCATGA
- the pilO gene encoding type 4a pilus biogenesis protein PilO translates to MNLHLSKKQILLIILIFFLFITIFAGSYYLFLAPLKQKIDRNKSELKMLNQQTAIIESRLSQIKEETVVSTMELQKQVPVKRLLDQLLLDIEKAEIVSDTYISEIRLNGTEVDETIESTGDDSQDTAENNADANNNEQNNEANKEENNEATSSNEDATLPNGIKQTTITIKGEADTYFEMEKFIDSLQSLQRIVKVENLSFTAPKEIYKVDQDQKPIEFEITIAAYYYPKLEDLQKELPPLDTPRISNKKNPFSGFSDVDKDEKNNKDGQP, encoded by the coding sequence GTGAACCTTCACCTTTCAAAAAAGCAAATATTGCTTATAATCCTAATATTTTTTTTATTCATCACAATTTTTGCAGGAAGTTATTATCTGTTTTTGGCACCATTAAAACAAAAGATTGATAGAAATAAATCAGAACTGAAAATGTTGAATCAGCAAACAGCAATTATTGAAAGCCGGTTAAGCCAAATAAAAGAAGAAACAGTGGTAAGCACGATGGAGCTTCAAAAGCAAGTCCCGGTTAAACGGCTTTTAGATCAATTGCTGCTCGATATTGAGAAAGCGGAAATCGTTTCTGATACATATATTAGCGAAATTAGATTAAACGGTACAGAAGTAGATGAAACGATCGAAAGCACCGGAGATGATTCTCAAGATACGGCAGAAAATAATGCTGATGCAAACAATAATGAACAGAATAATGAAGCGAACAAAGAAGAGAATAATGAAGCAACCTCTTCAAACGAAGATGCAACATTGCCAAATGGAATAAAGCAAACAACGATCACCATTAAAGGCGAAGCCGATACGTATTTCGAAATGGAAAAGTTTATCGATTCACTTCAATCTTTGCAGCGGATTGTTAAAGTAGAGAACTTAAGTTTCACTGCACCGAAAGAGATTTATAAGGTTGACCAGGATCAAAAACCGATTGAATTTGAAATAACGATCGCAGCCTATTATTATCCAAAACTTGAAGATTTGCAAAAAGAATTGCCGCCTTTGGATACGCCGAGAATTTCCAACAAGAAAAATCCATTCAGCGGATTTTCGGATGTGGATAAAGATGAAAAAAATAACAAAGACGGTCAACCGTAA
- a CDS encoding prepilin peptidase, producing MSFLYIYIFITSLMLGSFFNVVGLRVPLKQSIVKPRSHCPSCGHTLGLLELIPVLSYIIQGGKCRRCKASISPLYPIVELMTGVLFVFAPFVIGWVPELFIAWTLISLFVIVFVSDVKYMIIPDKVLLVFAVIFLLERIFLPLIPWWDSIAGAVVGFGLLLFIAVISNGGMGGGDIKLFAVIGFALGTKPVLLSFFFATLFGAVFGLVGRLIGKLEKGKPIPFGPFIGLGTLCAYFYGDTIVYWYLNSFI from the coding sequence ATGAGCTTTTTATATATTTATATTTTCATTACTAGTTTAATGCTCGGCTCCTTCTTCAACGTCGTCGGTCTTCGGGTGCCTTTAAAGCAATCCATTGTCAAGCCGCGCTCGCATTGTCCGAGCTGCGGCCATACGTTAGGGCTGCTTGAATTGATACCGGTTTTGTCTTATATCATACAAGGGGGGAAATGCAGACGCTGCAAGGCGTCTATTTCTCCCTTATATCCAATTGTTGAACTGATGACAGGAGTTTTATTTGTTTTTGCCCCGTTTGTTATCGGTTGGGTACCTGAGCTCTTCATCGCTTGGACGCTTATTTCTCTTTTTGTCATCGTTTTTGTGTCAGATGTAAAATATATGATTATTCCAGACAAAGTCCTGCTTGTATTTGCAGTGATTTTTTTATTAGAACGGATCTTCCTGCCGCTCATCCCCTGGTGGGATTCGATTGCGGGGGCTGTAGTCGGCTTTGGTCTGTTGCTTTTCATTGCAGTGATCAGTAATGGCGGCATGGGCGGAGGAGACATTAAATTATTTGCTGTTATCGGCTTTGCGCTTGGAACAAAGCCTGTCCTTCTTTCCTTTTTCTTTGCAACATTGTTCGGTGCCGTTTTCGGCCTTGTGGGGCGCTTGATCGGAAAGCTAGAAAAAGGAAAACCAATCCCTTTTGGACCGTTTATCGGATTGGGAACTCTATGTGCATATTTCTACGGCGACACAATCGTTTACTGGTATCTAAATTCTTTCATTTAG
- a CDS encoding type II secretion system protein: MKKITKTVNRKRSGMIHNDKGMTLIELLAIIVILGIISAIAVTVMTKVIENTKDRAFVANALALKEAATFYIRQEIAEGNNPKERITYKELADRQFIDSFTDPDTGNYLQPSEESYVEIIGTRVAAVCLKGEKRNLCSKNGLDTAIPIDELSTDLISPN, encoded by the coding sequence ATGAAAAAAATAACAAAGACGGTCAACCGTAAGAGGAGCGGAATGATTCATAATGACAAGGGGATGACTCTAATTGAACTTTTGGCCATTATCGTGATCCTCGGGATCATTTCCGCTATCGCTGTTACGGTTATGACAAAGGTAATTGAGAATACGAAGGACAGGGCATTTGTAGCGAATGCTCTTGCATTGAAGGAAGCGGCAACTTTTTATATCAGACAGGAAATTGCTGAAGGTAACAATCCAAAAGAGAGAATTACATATAAAGAGTTGGCTGATCGCCAATTTATTGACAGTTTTACAGACCCCGATACCGGGAACTATTTGCAGCCATCGGAAGAGTCATATGTGGAAATAATCGGAACCCGGGTTGCCGCTGTATGTCTGAAAGGTGAAAAAAGAAATCTTTGCTCCAAAAACGGCTTGGATACCGCAATACCGATAGACGAACTGTCCACAGATTTAATTTCACCAAACTAG